A window of Pseudomonas mucidolens contains these coding sequences:
- a CDS encoding helix-turn-helix transcriptional regulator, producing MNTSGDRLRILLREVNLSASDFAKNRNVTPQHVNNWFKRGVPMARLNEIAELLCVTSRWLRTGEGPKHPPVNFQLENAEAGGSTANTREDNGNYLTGPASGPENIDVKIPLHTAFTPQESIRLSLQTLETLNVSPERALGAYMLGNSMIDIIQDGATLAIDRGRTRIIDGEIYALEHDGMLRIKYLYNRPGGGLRLRSHNNSEHPDEFLTYEQRFEQNLKVIGWVFWWSTLNNRRPPVPLDEHLLGWNGSKSDPEVGN from the coding sequence ATGAATACATCAGGTGATCGTTTAAGAATATTACTTCGGGAAGTTAATCTTTCCGCGTCCGACTTCGCCAAGAACCGCAACGTCACGCCCCAGCACGTGAACAATTGGTTCAAGCGCGGCGTGCCCATGGCCCGACTCAATGAAATCGCAGAACTGTTGTGCGTCACCAGCCGCTGGCTGCGCACGGGCGAAGGCCCCAAACATCCACCCGTCAACTTCCAGCTGGAAAACGCCGAGGCTGGAGGTTCGACCGCCAACACCCGTGAAGATAACGGCAACTACCTGACCGGTCCGGCCTCAGGCCCGGAAAACATCGACGTAAAGATCCCGCTCCATACTGCCTTCACCCCTCAAGAGAGCATCCGTCTCTCACTGCAAACCTTGGAGACCCTCAACGTCAGCCCGGAACGCGCCCTCGGCGCCTACATGCTCGGCAACAGCATGATCGATATCATCCAGGACGGCGCCACCCTGGCCATCGACCGCGGCCGCACGCGAATCATCGACGGCGAAATCTACGCCCTCGAACACGACGGCATGCTGCGCATCAAATACCTCTACAACCGCCCCGGCGGCGGCTTGCGTCTGCGCAGCCACAACAACAGCGAACACCCCGACGAATTCCTGACTTACGAGCAACGTTTTGAGCAGAACCTCAAAGTCATCGGCTGGGTATTCTGGTGGTCCACCCTCAACAACCGCCGCCCACCCGTTCCGCTGGATGAGCATTTATTGGGCTGGAACGGCTCTAAATCGGATCCGGAGGTGGGAAACTGA